The Pelodiscus sinensis isolate JC-2024 chromosome 6, ASM4963464v1, whole genome shotgun sequence genome has a segment encoding these proteins:
- the TMED7 gene encoding transmembrane emp24 domain-containing protein 7: MLLRGLLGPGAARSGLRGLVLLLLSLGGASRASEITFELPDNAKQCFYEEIAQGTKCTLEFQVITGGHYDVDCRLEDPDGIVLYKEMKKQYDSFTFTASRNGTYKFCFSNEFSTFTHKTVYFDFQVGEDPPLFPSENRVTALTQMESACVSIHEALKSVIDYQTHFRLREAQGRSRAEDLNTRVAYWSIGEAIILLVVSIGQVFLLKSFFSDKRTTTTRVGS; encoded by the exons ATGCTGCTGCGGGGCTTGCTGGGCCCTGGTGCCGCGCGCTCGGGGCTGCGGGGtctggtgctgctgctcctgtccctgggGGGCGCCTCGCGGGCCTCCGAGATCACCTTCGAGCTGCCCGACAACGCCAAGCAGTGCTTCTACGAGGAGATCGCGCAGGGCACCAAGTGCACCCTGGAGTTCCAG GTGATCACTGGAGGACATTATGATGTTGATTGTCGACTGGAAGATCCTGATGGCATTGTGTTGTACAAAGAGATGAAAAAACAATATGATAGCTTTACCTTCACTGCATCTAGGAATGGAACATACAAATTCTGCTTCAGCAATGAATTTTCTACTTTCACGCACAAAACAGTGTACTTCGACTTCCAAGTTGGAGAAGATCCACCTTTGTTTCCTAGTGAGAACAGAGTCACTGCACTTACCCAG aTGGAGTCTGCTTGTGTTTCAATTCATGAAGCTTTGAAGTCTGTTATCGATTATCAGACTCATTTCCGTTTGAGAGAAGCACAAGGTCGCAGCAGAGCAGAAGATCTAAATACAAGAGTAGCTTATTGGTCAATAGGGGAAGCCATCATTCTTCTAGTAGTTAGCATTGGGCAAGTATTTCTTCTCAAAAGCTTCTTCTCTGATAAAAGAACCACAACAACCCGTGTTGGATCATAA